In Zingiber officinale cultivar Zhangliang chromosome 6A, Zo_v1.1, whole genome shotgun sequence, a single genomic region encodes these proteins:
- the LOC121994950 gene encoding uncharacterized protein LOC121994950: MPPRTEVGLVIKPAVQPAASSEEPPGLLDVVAQPFIVQVEARPGETPQTGVLQPLHRVSLALMTTDGVEDQVRLPSPNPYRGRPVAFRSTPTPTEEDSPGDRHDPVPTEPVPEPPPAPPARRHDAPTSLLMMRGCLGSLWAESMSQMASAPPLVQMDRFSKSWAKTHAESLVLNQSFHALHHESKELRERVSELELQLNDPAQASYALRAEIQALTNQTNRQKSSLRQVKDELRAMREERATSEAGYQQQLVHQAQETQSKDTLLQEKNNRLEVQAAQLEAQGAELRALREELSQSRAALTGVSTALTIYQEGEEDRCLRSRMSYLTSLEFLSQAGARFSVTIPYTAAGVIRQLHA; this comes from the exons ATGCCGCCCCGAACCGAGGTCGGGCTTGTGATCAAGCCAGCCGTCCAGCCAGCTgcgtcttccgaggagccccccGGGCTTCTAGACGTGGTCGCGCAGCCCTTCATCGTGCAGGTCGAAGCTCGTCCGGGCGAGACGCCACAGACAGGGGTGCTGCAGCCTCTTCACAGGGTCAGCCTCGCTCTGATGACGACAGACGGCGTCGAAGACCAGGTCCGACTTC CCTCTCCCAACCCTTACAGGGGAAGACCAGTTGCATTCCGCTCTACCCCTACTCCCACTGAGGAAGACAGCCCAGGCGATCGTCATGACCCCGTGCCAACTGAGCCCGTTCCCGAGccacctcctgctcctcctg CTCGTCGACATGACGCCCCCACGAGTCTTCTGATGATGAGAGGCTGCCTTGGCAGTTTGTGGGCGGAGAGCATGAGTCAAATGGCTAGCGCGCCGCCATTAGTTcagatggataggttctcgaagtcctgggctaaa actcatgcagaatctttggtactgaaccaatccttccacgCCCTCCATCACGAAAGCAAAGAACTCCGAGAGAGAGTCTCTGAATTGGAGCTGCAACTGAATGATCCCGCCCAAGCTAGTTATGCCTTGCGAGCAGAGATCCAAGCCTTAACTAATCAGACCAACCGACAGAAAAGTTCCCTGAGGCAGGTCAAAGATGAACTCCGAGCTATGAGGGAGGAAAGAGCTACCTCTGAGGCGGGGTATCAGCAACAACTAGTCCACCAGGCTCAGGAAACACAGTCCAAAGATACCCTTCtgcaggagaagaacaatagactGGAGGTCCAGGCAGCTCAGTTGGAAGCTCAAGGAGCTGAGCTGAGGGCCCTGAGGGAGGAACTATCCCAGTCTCGGGCGGCTTTGACGGGAGTATCCACTGCCCTGACgatctatcaagaaggagaggaggatcGTTGCCTGCGAAGTCGAATGTCTTATCTGACCTCTCTTGAATTTTTATCCCAGGCCGGGGCGCGCTTTTCCGTGACCATACCATACACGGCGGCTGGGGTTATCCGACAGCTTCACGCGTAG